One Meiothermus sp. CFH 77666 genomic window carries:
- a CDS encoding rhodanese-like domain-containing protein yields MRTLKSELLKSFLQDNPLVVDVRPPEQYNQGDFEGAVHIPLHDIQHGNHNLPKDRPLLLICERGVMSELAGLYLEAAGYEQVYNLEGGLQKLRKEANGQ; encoded by the coding sequence ATGCGTACCCTGAAATCCGAGTTGCTCAAGAGCTTTTTGCAGGACAACCCGCTGGTGGTGGATGTGCGCCCGCCGGAGCAGTACAACCAGGGCGACTTCGAGGGTGCCGTACACATTCCCCTGCACGACATCCAGCACGGCAACCACAACCTGCCCAAAGACCGCCCCCTGCTGCTTATCTGCGAGCGTGGGGTAATGAGCGAGCTGGCCGGGCTGTACCTGGAAGCGGCGGGCTATGAGCAGGTGTATAACCTCGAGGGGGGCCTGCAAAAGCTGCGGAAAGAAGCCAATGGTCAATAG
- a CDS encoding sulfurtransferase: MSYANPDVLVSTDWVLEHLQDPKIKILEVNEDILLYDTGHIPGSQKIDWQADLWDDTIREFIQPHELAALFERLGISNDTTIVLYGDKNNWWAAYAFWFFSYNGHQHLKLMNGGRIKWTQENKPLTTEVPIYPKGSYTPGQRDPSLRAFRDEVLAHLEKVKAGKGALVDVRSPAEFTGEKTHMPEYPQEGVLRGGHIPGARSIPWATTVNPDGTFKSAEELRAIYEPKGVTPDKEVIAYCRIAERSSHSWFVLKHLLGYPNVKNYDGSWTEWGNAVGVPIEKGPEK; the protein is encoded by the coding sequence ATGAGCTACGCCAACCCCGATGTGCTGGTTTCCACCGACTGGGTGCTGGAGCACCTGCAAGACCCCAAGATCAAGATTCTCGAGGTCAACGAGGACATCCTGCTCTACGACACCGGCCATATTCCTGGCAGTCAGAAGATCGACTGGCAGGCCGACCTCTGGGACGACACCATCCGCGAGTTTATCCAGCCCCACGAGCTGGCCGCCCTGTTCGAGCGCCTGGGCATCTCCAACGACACCACCATCGTGCTGTATGGCGACAAAAACAACTGGTGGGCGGCCTATGCCTTCTGGTTTTTCAGCTACAACGGGCACCAACACCTCAAGCTGATGAACGGCGGGCGCATCAAGTGGACGCAGGAAAACAAGCCCCTCACCACCGAGGTGCCCATCTACCCCAAAGGCTCCTACACCCCCGGCCAGCGCGACCCCAGCCTGCGGGCTTTCCGCGACGAGGTGCTGGCCCATTTGGAAAAGGTCAAGGCGGGCAAAGGTGCGCTGGTGGATGTGCGCAGCCCTGCCGAGTTTACCGGCGAGAAAACCCACATGCCCGAGTACCCCCAGGAAGGGGTGCTGCGCGGAGGGCACATCCCCGGCGCCCGCAGCATCCCCTGGGCCACCACCGTCAACCCCGACGGCACCTTCAAGAGCGCCGAAGAACTGCGTGCCATCTACGAGCCCAAGGGCGTAACCCCCGACAAAGAGGTGATCGCCTACTGCCGCATCGCCGAGCGCAGCAGCCATAGCTGGTTTGTGCTCAAGCATCTCCTGGGCTACCCCAACGTCAAAAACTACGACGGAAGCTGGACCGAGTGGGGCAACGCGGTGGGTGTTCCCATCGAAAAAGGCCCGGAAAAGTAG
- a CDS encoding Rrf2 family transcriptional regulator → MRLSKTDIYAFKTLGYLGTQPQGRLVSSEELSQATGVGHTYLVRILAALVGHNLVVSKKGQGGGYALPRPPEEINLRDVIRAVDGPIAPLACVSLNWPKACALEKRCQARSAVWLKVRDAVLQSLSQVSVADLAADFRQGVDYSECLEHLLPSSELLTRRAAKPLNRPKSSKR, encoded by the coding sequence ATGCGCCTCTCCAAAACCGACATCTACGCCTTCAAAACCCTGGGCTACCTGGGCACCCAGCCCCAGGGGCGTTTGGTGAGCAGCGAGGAACTCAGCCAGGCCACCGGGGTAGGGCATACCTATCTGGTGCGGATTCTGGCTGCGCTGGTGGGGCATAACCTGGTGGTTTCCAAAAAGGGCCAGGGTGGGGGGTATGCGCTACCCCGCCCACCGGAGGAAATCAACCTGCGCGACGTGATCCGAGCTGTGGACGGGCCTATCGCCCCGCTGGCCTGCGTCAGCCTGAACTGGCCCAAAGCCTGCGCCCTGGAAAAGCGCTGCCAGGCGCGAAGTGCGGTCTGGCTCAAGGTGCGCGATGCCGTGCTGCAAAGCCTGAGCCAGGTGAGCGTGGCCGACCTGGCCGCCGACTTCCGCCAGGGGGTAGACTACTCGGAGTGCCTGGAACACCTGCTGCCCTCGAGCGAACTGCTCACCCGCCGGGCAGCCAAACCGCTCAACCGTCCCAAGTCATCCAAGCGGTAG